Proteins from one Nitrobacteraceae bacterium AZCC 2146 genomic window:
- a CDS encoding branched-chain amino acid transport system substrate-binding protein (product_source=KO:K01999; cath_funfam=3.40.50.2300; cleavage_site_network=SignalP-noTM; cog=COG0683; ko=KO:K01999; pfam=PF13458; superfamily=53822; transmembrane_helix_parts=Inside_1_6,TMhelix_7_29,Outside_30_417) — protein MTITRRSALVALGSAIAAPMIGSPAFAQSGPIKIGYAGALTGPAAFTGIDIRRGAELAIAEINGRGGIKGRKLELVVRDDEHNPVRTVAQYRELAEREGVVAMVGATNSASMLAVTPIINDTLKVPVIMPATDATAITENDAAKAGRDNYLFRVGMYGTGQANFMVDTAVKKFGFTKVGLLNWTGGWGVTGRGELTRRLRELGMTPVADETFDSSDTDMTPQIIKLKNAGAQCILNYALVRENTFVAQTKQKLGDTTPYISGWGIAGPAFWQAAGKAAEGISTSSTITIDGPQSPERTAMLEKYQAAFKAPMEAPTSAFGAYDAILLFAEVIARDGADRGAIRKGLENVPNFKGLIKQFDRPVFTKDRHNAVTEDDMIMCRWTDGKLLEIGYEGGKPIVMTDSKTKRMLDPVDLHLL, from the coding sequence ATGACCATTACCCGTCGCTCGGCCTTGGTGGCCCTCGGTTCGGCTATTGCCGCGCCGATGATCGGCTCCCCCGCCTTCGCCCAGAGCGGCCCGATCAAGATCGGTTACGCCGGCGCGCTGACCGGTCCCGCAGCCTTCACCGGAATCGACATCCGTCGTGGTGCCGAACTGGCGATCGCCGAGATCAACGGGCGCGGCGGCATCAAGGGCCGCAAGCTTGAACTCGTGGTGCGCGACGATGAGCACAATCCAGTTCGCACCGTGGCGCAATATCGGGAATTGGCCGAGCGTGAAGGGGTCGTCGCCATGGTCGGCGCAACCAATAGCGCCTCGATGCTGGCCGTCACGCCGATCATCAATGACACCCTGAAGGTGCCGGTGATCATGCCGGCGACCGACGCGACCGCGATCACTGAGAACGACGCTGCGAAGGCAGGACGCGACAACTACCTGTTCCGCGTCGGCATGTACGGCACCGGCCAGGCCAACTTTATGGTCGATACCGCGGTGAAGAAATTCGGCTTCACCAAGGTTGGCCTGCTGAACTGGACCGGCGGCTGGGGCGTGACCGGCCGCGGCGAACTGACCCGGCGGCTACGCGAGCTCGGCATGACGCCCGTCGCCGACGAGACGTTCGATAGCAGCGACACCGACATGACGCCGCAGATCATCAAGCTGAAAAATGCCGGCGCGCAGTGCATCCTGAACTACGCCCTCGTGCGCGAAAATACCTTCGTGGCGCAGACCAAGCAGAAGCTCGGCGATACTACGCCCTATATCTCTGGCTGGGGCATCGCGGGCCCCGCCTTCTGGCAGGCCGCCGGCAAGGCCGCCGAGGGCATCTCCACCAGCTCGACGATCACCATCGACGGGCCGCAGTCGCCCGAGCGCACCGCGATGCTGGAAAAGTATCAGGCCGCGTTTAAGGCACCGATGGAAGCCCCGACCAGCGCCTTCGGCGCCTATGACGCCATCCTTCTGTTCGCCGAAGTGATCGCACGCGACGGTGCCGATCGAGGCGCGATCCGCAAGGGTCTTGAAAACGTCCCGAACTTCAAGGGCCTGATCAAGCAGTTCGATCGTCCGGTGTTCACCAAGGATCGCCACAACGCCGTCACCGAAGACGACATGATCATGTGTCGCTGGACCGACGGCAAGCTGTTGGAAATCGGCTACGAAGGTGGCAAGCCGATCGTCATGACCGATAGCAAGACCAAACGCATGCTCGACCCCGTCGATCTGCACCTGCTCTGA
- a CDS encoding DNA-binding IclR family transcriptional regulator (product_source=COG1414; cath_funfam=1.10.10.10,3.30.450.40; cog=COG1414; pfam=PF01614,PF09339; smart=SM00346; superfamily=46785,55781) produces MDFEDKVPAVTKAIAIVRHINQAGSSGVSLMDISISLGVTKSHCYNILKGLTRAGWLVHDDARRTYMLSARMLSDISSIFSRRALSTVIHEELDKLSTATGIPCVLTRVERDGSFVAIDRSEAAGELLFTAPIGFRFGPDAPAQMRVRLAYLSRDERESELARWTPRAYTPTTIIDKDELRLELEATRARGYGISRAEFTPEVMTLAAPIFDAFGNVQMILQCPGLATRVIAEESNIAAKLLAAAARLNAMLGNAPGELDQPE; encoded by the coding sequence ATGGATTTTGAAGACAAGGTGCCGGCCGTGACGAAGGCAATCGCCATTGTCCGGCACATCAACCAGGCTGGTTCGAGCGGCGTATCGCTGATGGACATCTCGATCAGCCTCGGCGTCACCAAGAGCCATTGCTACAATATCCTGAAGGGGCTGACCCGCGCCGGCTGGCTTGTGCACGACGACGCGCGGCGCACGTACATGCTGTCCGCACGCATGCTGTCGGATATTTCTTCGATCTTCAGCCGTCGCGCACTGTCGACGGTGATCCACGAAGAACTGGACAAGCTTTCCACGGCGACCGGCATTCCCTGCGTGCTGACGCGCGTGGAGCGCGACGGCAGTTTTGTCGCGATCGACCGCAGCGAAGCCGCGGGCGAATTGCTCTTCACCGCGCCGATTGGTTTTCGCTTCGGCCCGGACGCGCCGGCCCAGATGCGGGTCAGACTCGCTTATCTCAGCCGTGATGAGCGTGAGAGCGAATTGGCCCGATGGACGCCGAGGGCCTACACGCCAACCACGATTATAGATAAGGACGAGCTTCGCCTCGAACTCGAGGCGACGCGGGCGCGCGGCTACGGCATCAGCCGGGCCGAGTTCACGCCGGAGGTCATGACACTGGCCGCGCCGATCTTCGATGCCTTCGGCAACGTGCAGATGATCCTGCAATGTCCCGGCTTGGCTACGCGGGTCATCGCTGAAGAGAGCAATATAGCGGCCAAGCTCCTGGCTGCCGCCGCGCGCCTCAACGCCATGCTGGGGAATGCACCCGGCGAGCTTGACCAACCCGAATAG
- a CDS encoding kynurenine formamidase (product_source=COG1878; cath_funfam=3.50.30.50; cog=COG1878; pfam=PF04199; superfamily=102198) has protein sequence MARRIIDLSREISHMMPVANPHVNQVPAFWDRLTHEGQKGKYAHADITFHIRDFLIGEHVGTHVDALSHYNPSPDAPSLERMPLDMFLTDAVCIDVSHVAPKTFITLDDLKNGLAKAGLPLKEGDTFIYWQDYYARQHEPNWLHEFAGLDWDATQWLADQGVVNIGCECASIDNSEAMPFDANPAFPAHRACRDRGMINTENLANLEAVVGKRFLYIGLPLRLVGGTGCPIRAVALLED, from the coding sequence ATGGCCCGAAGGATTATCGACCTCAGCCGCGAGATCTCGCACATGATGCCGGTGGCCAATCCGCATGTGAATCAGGTGCCCGCGTTCTGGGACCGTCTCACCCACGAGGGACAAAAGGGCAAGTACGCCCATGCTGACATCACCTTTCACATTCGCGACTTTCTGATCGGCGAACATGTCGGCACCCATGTCGACGCGCTGTCGCACTACAATCCCAGCCCTGACGCGCCATCGCTGGAGCGAATGCCGCTCGACATGTTTTTAACCGATGCGGTCTGCATCGACGTTTCGCATGTCGCCCCGAAGACATTCATCACCCTCGATGACCTGAAGAACGGTCTCGCCAAGGCCGGCCTGCCCCTGAAGGAGGGCGACACCTTTATCTACTGGCAGGACTATTACGCGCGCCAACACGAGCCTAACTGGCTGCATGAGTTTGCCGGACTCGACTGGGACGCGACCCAGTGGCTGGCGGATCAGGGCGTCGTCAACATCGGCTGCGAATGCGCCAGCATCGACAACTCCGAGGCTATGCCGTTCGACGCCAATCCGGCCTTTCCGGCACATCGCGCCTGTCGCGACCGTGGCATGATTAATACGGAAAATCTCGCCAATCTCGAAGCCGTCGTCGGCAAGCGTTTTCTCTATATCGGCCTGCCGCTGCGCTTGGTCGGCGGCACTGGCTGTCCGATCCGTGCCGTCGCCCTTCTTGAAGACTGA
- a CDS encoding branched-chain amino acid transport system permease protein (product_source=KO:K01997; cath_funfam=1.20.120.550; cog=COG0559; ko=KO:K01997; pfam=PF02653; superfamily=81345; transmembrane_helix_parts=Inside_1_4,TMhelix_5_27,Outside_28_41,TMhelix_42_76,Inside_77_88,TMhelix_89_111,Outside_112_130,TMhelix_131_153,Inside_154_173,TMhelix_174_193,Outside_194_197,TMhelix_198_220,Inside_221_224,TMhelix_225_247,Outside_248_261,TMhelix_262_281,Inside_282_288), whose amino-acid sequence MTQLILSGLALGCIYSLVALGYHITFVTSKTLNFSQGSAMMLGAVIMLIVTVDFGYPAFVGIVVAIAALGVFGVLLERLAVRPFANRGSMAWVLSTLAVGIVVENVVQLVFGKSPRGIESSLVAQPITFAGAGIYPLELIIPAVVLVTVFAARMLYARSMVGRALRATAYDREAALAMGIDVNMMIGLSYALSSMLAAIGGVLLGPLIGVSGSMGFLIGLKAFAVAIIGGLQHPVGILIAGLGYGIAENLVGGYFGSSAKEIFGFGLVILVLFLRPSGLFGRTKLRRI is encoded by the coding sequence ATGACCCAACTGATCCTCAGCGGGCTTGCTCTGGGCTGCATCTACAGCCTAGTCGCGCTGGGCTATCACATCACTTTTGTGACCAGTAAAACGCTGAACTTTTCCCAGGGTTCGGCGATGATGCTGGGCGCTGTCATCATGCTGATCGTGACGGTCGATTTCGGCTATCCCGCCTTCGTCGGGATTGTCGTCGCCATCGCCGCGCTGGGCGTATTCGGCGTGCTGCTGGAGCGGCTGGCGGTCCGCCCATTCGCCAATCGCGGATCGATGGCCTGGGTTCTCAGCACTTTGGCGGTCGGCATCGTCGTCGAGAACGTCGTGCAATTGGTATTCGGCAAGTCACCACGCGGCATCGAAAGTTCGCTGGTCGCACAGCCGATCACGTTTGCAGGCGCAGGCATCTATCCGCTCGAGCTGATCATCCCCGCCGTCGTACTGGTCACCGTATTCGCCGCGCGCATGCTGTACGCCAGATCGATGGTGGGTCGCGCGCTGCGAGCCACCGCCTATGACCGCGAAGCGGCGCTGGCGATGGGCATCGACGTCAACATGATGATCGGCCTGTCCTATGCGCTGAGTTCGATGCTGGCGGCGATCGGTGGCGTGCTGCTTGGGCCGCTGATCGGCGTGAGCGGTAGCATGGGATTCCTGATTGGCCTCAAGGCATTCGCGGTGGCGATCATCGGCGGCCTCCAGCATCCGGTCGGCATTCTGATCGCCGGCCTAGGCTACGGCATCGCCGAAAATCTGGTCGGCGGCTATTTCGGCTCGTCGGCCAAGGAAATCTTTGGCTTCGGCCTCGTCATTCTCGTGCTCTTCCTGCGTCCGTCCGGACTGTTCGGTCGAACCAAGCTCCGGCGGATCTAA